The following are from one region of the Segatella oris genome:
- a CDS encoding DUF1735 and LamG domain-containing protein: MKTIFNPIILLMVLSIGMFSACNEDVSVDSIYITAAENTPTTNFSAKKTGDALGITISSALIAKSDIEGELLVENALVASYNSAHGEDYQSLPNGVCELSDTHVKIVNGNYRSEAVKLVVKDIEALKKGVNYLVPIRLVSNAKRYPVLPGSDVLYVVINRTLLMNVPKFNGENYFKVNFKDNDVSKFQNLDAFTIEARVSMWEFPKYYGGNLMGIIGFPESENIEKSAWLFVDGTPDRVGGAGNVPVFMFGVKQWSVYAGKLGFTLAKNEWYHVAGVFSNNKLLLYIDGILFAEAEYKKKVSFTENFYIGAAPGVQDGFFLKGSVSEARLWTRALTAAELRNPLHRCFVEVDSKGLEGYWKLDDMSDNCKDYTGHGHTAVKGGEGKIEWIKEVPCP; this comes from the coding sequence ATGAAAACCATATTTAATCCAATAATACTGTTAATGGTTCTGAGTATAGGAATGTTCTCGGCTTGTAACGAAGATGTTTCTGTAGACTCCATTTATATAACAGCGGCAGAGAATACGCCGACAACGAACTTTTCAGCTAAAAAGACAGGTGATGCACTGGGTATTACGATTTCAAGTGCATTGATAGCTAAGTCTGATATAGAGGGAGAGTTGCTCGTTGAAAATGCTTTGGTGGCAAGTTATAACAGTGCTCATGGTGAAGATTACCAATCATTGCCTAATGGAGTTTGTGAGCTTTCCGACACTCATGTCAAGATTGTAAATGGTAATTATCGTTCAGAAGCGGTTAAGTTAGTCGTAAAAGACATTGAAGCTTTGAAAAAAGGAGTAAACTATCTTGTGCCCATTCGCTTGGTGAGCAATGCCAAGAGATATCCTGTCCTGCCGGGAAGTGATGTGCTTTACGTTGTTATCAACAGGACACTATTGATGAATGTGCCTAAGTTCAACGGTGAGAACTATTTCAAAGTGAATTTCAAAGACAATGATGTCAGCAAATTCCAAAACCTTGATGCGTTTACCATTGAGGCACGTGTGAGCATGTGGGAATTCCCGAAATACTATGGTGGAAACCTCATGGGCATCATCGGCTTCCCTGAAAGTGAGAATATAGAGAAAAGTGCTTGGCTCTTTGTTGACGGTACTCCAGACCGTGTGGGCGGAGCCGGTAATGTTCCGGTATTTATGTTCGGTGTTAAACAATGGAGTGTTTATGCCGGTAAGTTGGGCTTCACGTTGGCAAAGAACGAGTGGTATCATGTCGCAGGAGTATTCTCCAACAACAAACTGCTGCTCTATATTGATGGTATCTTGTTTGCAGAAGCCGAGTATAAAAAGAAAGTTTCATTCACTGAAAACTTCTATATTGGTGCTGCACCAGGCGTGCAAGACGGTTTCTTCCTGAAAGGTTCCGTCAGCGAAGCACGTCTTTGGACAAGGGCATTAACTGCGGCAGAACTACGCAATCCCTTGCATCGCTGCTTTGTTGAAGTAGACAGTAAAGGGTTGGAAGGTTATTGGAAGCTGGATGACATGTCGGATAATTGTAAAGACTATACGGGACATGGGCATACAGCTGTAAAAGGCGGAGAAGGCAAAATAGAATGGATAAAGGAAGTTCCTTGCCCATAA
- a CDS encoding glycoside hydrolase family 18 — MKRNCFITALCLLITVIVVGCSSWTEADPVSLPQTQFHSLTPQQEADLIKYKNSDHKIFFAWMNYSPATSSMQTRLRGIPDSLDIVSFFTGYVNNEQNRSDVKFLQEHRGTKVLLTMWPEHYFSTSGEGTNNLDSMKVYAKNLVDSIFTWGLDGFDLDYEPWFGGDAYTTEMMRTFIDVMSKYMGPKCDKEYQVNGKHKLLVVDGQWLDKDYADRFDYFIGQAYNAGSEYSLNYRLEGKSQDYGKGFPNEKRIFCEWTSQVGNAFGHGGVSYQYKGEEIPSLWGMAHFAVDKGTAGCGAYVLQFAYAEGNHLNKPVPPNNYFYARQAIQIMNPAGSGKK; from the coding sequence ATGAAAAGAAATTGTTTTATAACAGCACTCTGCTTATTAATCACTGTTATAGTTGTTGGTTGCAGCAGTTGGACTGAGGCCGATCCTGTTTCATTGCCTCAAACCCAATTTCATTCCTTAACACCCCAGCAGGAAGCAGATTTGATAAAATATAAGAATTCAGACCATAAGATATTCTTTGCATGGATGAATTACAGTCCGGCAACGTCATCAATGCAAACGCGATTGAGAGGTATTCCCGATAGTCTTGACATTGTTTCCTTCTTTACGGGATACGTTAACAACGAACAGAACAGAAGCGACGTGAAGTTCTTGCAGGAACATCGGGGAACAAAAGTGTTGCTTACGATGTGGCCTGAACACTATTTCAGTACTTCCGGTGAGGGAACGAACAATCTGGATTCAATGAAAGTGTATGCTAAGAATTTAGTTGATTCCATTTTTACTTGGGGATTGGATGGCTTCGACTTGGATTATGAACCTTGGTTTGGAGGAGATGCCTACACTACAGAGATGATGCGTACATTTATTGATGTAATGAGTAAGTACATGGGGCCTAAATGTGATAAAGAATATCAGGTCAATGGCAAACATAAATTATTAGTAGTAGACGGTCAATGGCTTGACAAAGATTATGCCGATCGCTTCGATTATTTTATCGGTCAGGCTTATAATGCCGGTAGTGAGTATTCCTTGAATTATAGATTGGAGGGTAAATCACAGGACTACGGCAAGGGTTTTCCTAATGAAAAGAGGATATTCTGTGAATGGACCAGTCAGGTTGGTAACGCTTTTGGGCATGGTGGTGTGAGCTATCAATATAAGGGTGAAGAAATTCCCAGCTTATGGGGAATGGCACATTTTGCCGTAGATAAAGGAACTGCTGGCTGTGGGGCATATGTTTTGCAATTTGCTTATGCCGAAGGAAATCATTTGAATAAACCTGTTCCACCTAATAATTACTTCTATGCACGACAGGCAATTCAGATCATGAATCCTGCCGGAAGTGGAAAGAAATGA